In Paenibacillus sp. FSL M7-0420, a single genomic region encodes these proteins:
- a CDS encoding MDR family MFS transporter, translating into MGDKQRKLILTGVLLATFLAAIEGTVTGPAGPAIVGDFQGMQWLSWIFTAYLLAMAVTTPIFGKLSDLIGRKPVFIGGAVVFLAGSLLCGLSQSMQQLIIYRGIQGIGAGALIPMTFTIIGDIYSLKERAKTQGLLSSVWGISSLVGPLLGGYVVDYLSWRWVFVFNLPFGLLSIIFISRYLKEEKVRRKTKIDVAGVLLFAAGMGALLFGLTTGGQSLPWNSPLLLAILLAAVLLLVVFLFVERRAAEPMLPLELFSIRNIAVSTGANLLVSTLIIGLSTYVPLWVQGVFGKSAALSGLLLAPMSVGWMLGSIAGGRMILRAGTRRTGMLGLSLIVIAAVGLTLMNADSSQLLLLVLMLFCGVGFGYASTVFTIIAQSSVQHEQRGASTALNTFTRSLGQTVGVAIFGSWLNFSIDRSLAEQPGAAASGADINQLLNPHSGSVLPKEAWSSLQGALEGGLHSLFIVMAVFAVISLVISVRLDQGVPSIQEVSTPSKR; encoded by the coding sequence ATGGGGGACAAGCAGCGGAAGTTAATATTGACAGGCGTACTGCTGGCCACATTTCTGGCAGCGATTGAAGGGACGGTAACGGGTCCGGCGGGTCCGGCCATCGTAGGGGATTTCCAGGGGATGCAGTGGCTGAGCTGGATCTTTACGGCTTATCTGCTGGCGATGGCAGTGACCACACCGATTTTTGGCAAATTAAGCGATCTGATCGGAAGGAAGCCCGTGTTCATAGGCGGTGCTGTAGTGTTCCTGGCAGGCTCGCTGTTATGTGGACTCTCTCAGAGTATGCAGCAGCTGATTATTTACCGGGGGATTCAGGGGATCGGTGCGGGGGCGCTGATTCCTATGACTTTTACCATTATCGGAGATATCTACAGCCTGAAGGAACGGGCGAAGACGCAGGGGCTGCTTAGCTCGGTGTGGGGGATTTCTTCACTGGTCGGGCCGCTGCTTGGCGGTTATGTAGTGGATTACTTAAGCTGGCGCTGGGTATTCGTGTTCAATCTGCCGTTCGGCCTGCTGTCGATTATCTTCATCTCGCGTTATCTGAAGGAAGAGAAGGTCCGCCGCAAGACGAAGATCGATGTAGCCGGAGTGCTGCTGTTCGCTGCGGGAATGGGGGCGCTGCTGTTTGGCCTGACGACTGGGGGGCAGAGTCTGCCCTGGAATTCTCCGCTGCTGCTGGCTATTCTCCTGGCGGCTGTTCTGCTGCTGGTGGTGTTCCTGTTCGTGGAGCGCCGGGCCGCCGAGCCGATGCTGCCGCTGGAGCTGTTCTCCATCCGTAATATTGCGGTATCTACAGGCGCGAATCTGCTGGTCAGTACGCTCATTATCGGCCTGTCTACGTATGTTCCGCTGTGGGTGCAGGGCGTATTCGGCAAAAGCGCCGCCCTCTCGGGCCTGCTCCTCGCACCGATGTCGGTCGGCTGGATGCTGGGCTCCATCGCGGGCGGGCGGATGATTCTGCGTGCAGGCACACGCCGTACGGGAATGCTGGGCCTGTCACTGATTGTTATCGCAGCTGTGGGGCTTACGCTGATGAATGCAGACTCCTCGCAGCTGCTGCTTCTGGTGCTGATGCTATTCTGCGGGGTGGGCTTCGGCTATGCCTCGACCGTCTTCACCATTATCGCCCAGTCCTCGGTGCAGCATGAGCAGCGCGGTGCGTCTACGGCACTGAACACCTTCACCCGCTCACTCGGGCAGACGGTGGGGGTGGCAATCTTCGGCTCCTGGCTGAACTTCAGTATTGACCGGAGCCTGGCGGAACAGCCGGGGGCAGCCGCCTCCGGCGCAGATATTAACCAGCTGCTTAACCCGCATAGCGGAAGCGTGCTGCCTAAGGAAGCCTGGAGCAGTCTGCAAGGCGCACTGGAGGGCGGTCTGCACTCCCTGTTCATCGTGATGGCAGTGTTCGCTGTGATCTCGCTGGTAATCTCGGTACGTCTTGACCAAGGGGTGCCCTCCATACAGGAAGTAAGCACACCATCGAAGCGTTAA
- a CDS encoding MarR family winged helix-turn-helix transcriptional regulator, translated as MIQSYERDTQLTLHLYRVFAKSFKSINEHAVTGSKIEGFNPTAFAVMEVLYYKGPQPIQQIGAKLLLQSGNVTYVIDKLEERGYLQRKPCPSDRRVIFAELTTEGERLMNEMYPKYSERLHLAFSGLSDEEKEQMIVLLKKMGLQAEKLSPLPRK; from the coding sequence ATGATACAATCCTATGAACGCGATACTCAGTTGACCCTGCATTTGTACAGAGTTTTTGCCAAGTCCTTTAAGAGCATTAACGAGCATGCTGTAACCGGCAGCAAGATCGAAGGCTTCAATCCGACCGCCTTCGCCGTCATGGAGGTTCTCTATTACAAAGGACCGCAGCCGATCCAGCAGATCGGTGCCAAGCTGCTGCTGCAGAGCGGCAACGTTACTTATGTGATCGACAAGCTGGAAGAACGCGGCTACCTGCAGCGCAAGCCTTGCCCAAGCGACCGCCGTGTTATTTTTGCCGAGCTGACTACCGAGGGCGAACGCCTGATGAACGAGATGTATCCGAAGTATTCGGAGCGCCTGCATCTGGCCTTCAGCGGACTCAGCGACGAAGAGAAGGAACAGATGATTGTGCTGCTGAAGAAGATGGGCCTGCAGGCCGAGAAGCTCTCCCCGCTCCCGCGCAAATAA
- a CDS encoding ABC transporter ATP-binding protein, producing the protein MEETEGSEEQKTPKQTENRINKYYEDDDDYDEEDTVLDVVIEEAGYEAGDIRISGISFQVRKGELLGLIGPNGAGKSTTIKTLLGLLKHAKARVKLGGENQSYAYVPEQPVFYEDLTLWEHLDLAAAAYGLSYEAFESTAEQLLVQFSMTHVRDDLPAGFSKGMKQKMMLMLGFLVQPDVYIVDEPFIGLDPRATKDFLRLLEAERERGAGVLMSTHVLDTAEKICDSFILISGGKIAAEGTLAAIRGEAGLPEGSLFDCFDELT; encoded by the coding sequence ATGGAAGAGACAGAAGGCTCAGAGGAACAGAAGACTCCGAAGCAGACGGAGAACCGAATCAACAAGTATTATGAAGACGACGATGACTACGATGAAGAGGATACCGTGCTTGATGTGGTAATTGAGGAAGCGGGCTATGAGGCAGGAGATATCCGCATCTCAGGAATCTCCTTCCAGGTGAGAAAGGGCGAGCTGCTGGGACTGATCGGACCGAACGGGGCCGGCAAAAGCACTACGATCAAGACGCTGCTTGGTCTGCTGAAGCATGCCAAGGCCCGGGTGAAGCTGGGCGGTGAGAACCAGTCCTATGCGTACGTGCCGGAGCAGCCAGTATTTTACGAGGACCTTACGCTGTGGGAGCATCTTGATCTGGCTGCCGCTGCCTACGGCTTAAGCTATGAAGCCTTCGAGTCTACGGCGGAACAGCTGCTGGTACAGTTCAGTATGACCCATGTGCGCGATGATCTGCCGGCGGGCTTCTCCAAGGGGATGAAGCAGAAGATGATGCTCATGCTGGGCTTCCTGGTACAGCCGGATGTCTATATTGTGGACGAGCCGTTCATCGGTCTTGATCCCAGGGCCACCAAGGATTTCCTGCGCCTGCTGGAGGCGGAGCGGGAGCGCGGCGCCGGGGTGCTGATGTCCACGCATGTTCTGGATACAGCGGAGAAAATCTGCGACAGCTTCATTCTGATCTCCGGAGGCAAAATTGCCGCCGAGGGGACGCTTGCGGCGATACGCGGGGAAGCGGGGCTGCCGGAGGGATCGCTGTTTGATTGCTTCGACGAATTAACATGA
- a CDS encoding ABC transporter permease produces MLRRINMSGNSFAFPAARNLLRRRLFSHFREQTAIIRTAVDWTVLLYILIPGGLLGGRFYYGYWNGNLPGWFSHVPFVVVPSLLAILLATGGIVLLLQEGDLLFLRQRQNWISTILKGGMVYSLAVTALKMAAVYVILLPFLIRGYALSAASAYGLLALTITCSWAVKLLGHIVKVQRQGFRRRLWLILAVAVPCGIYLRLALFWKDSPALLFLAAAAYAVVTVLAFRARLRLRGTFMNDVREDYKQRMRIAAILLRRVLDKPRPTRYKPWIFRKSQPLLASKLPESRFAAAGMKALLRNPAHFKLYLQFTGVSLIAIFIVPVVLKWLLYIVLTSMMAYWLTSFWNLFSGDDYIGILPFTKVQKADAGSKAMPILLMPFAVLCSAVLCMPAYGWWGLLIFIPVGAAAGIWIGRIFSVIRFAR; encoded by the coding sequence TTGCTTCGACGAATTAACATGAGCGGGAATTCATTTGCGTTCCCGGCTGCGAGGAATCTCTTAAGGCGAAGACTGTTCTCCCATTTCCGGGAGCAGACTGCTATTATCCGTACGGCTGTAGACTGGACGGTCCTGCTGTATATCCTCATCCCGGGGGGCCTCCTCGGCGGCCGTTTCTATTATGGCTACTGGAACGGCAATCTGCCGGGCTGGTTCAGCCATGTACCCTTTGTTGTTGTGCCTTCGCTGCTGGCCATTCTGCTGGCTACCGGAGGGATCGTGCTGCTGCTCCAGGAAGGCGATCTGCTGTTCCTGCGGCAGCGGCAGAACTGGATCAGCACGATCCTCAAGGGCGGAATGGTCTATAGCCTAGCGGTAACTGCGCTGAAGATGGCGGCGGTGTACGTCATTCTGCTGCCGTTTCTGATCCGCGGCTATGCTCTGAGCGCGGCAAGCGCCTATGGCTTGCTGGCGCTGACTATAACCTGCAGCTGGGCCGTTAAGCTGCTGGGCCATATCGTCAAGGTGCAGCGGCAGGGCTTCCGCCGCCGGCTGTGGCTGATCCTGGCGGTGGCCGTACCCTGCGGGATCTACCTGCGTCTCGCGCTCTTCTGGAAGGACAGTCCGGCCCTTCTGTTCCTGGCGGCAGCCGCCTACGCGGTGGTGACCGTCCTGGCCTTCAGAGCCCGCCTGCGTCTGCGCGGCACGTTCATGAATGATGTGCGCGAAGACTACAAGCAGCGGATGAGAATTGCGGCGATTCTGCTGCGCCGTGTGCTGGATAAGCCGCGGCCGACACGCTATAAGCCCTGGATCTTCCGCAAGTCACAGCCGCTGCTGGCTTCGAAGCTGCCCGAGAGCCGCTTCGCCGCCGCAGGGATGAAGGCGCTGCTGCGCAATCCGGCCCATTTCAAGCTGTATTTGCAGTTCACCGGGGTGTCGCTGATAGCAATCTTTATTGTACCGGTAGTGCTGAAGTGGCTGTTGTATATTGTCTTGACTAGTATGATGGCGTACTGGCTGACCTCCTTCTGGAATCTGTTCTCCGGGGATGATTATATCGGCATTCTACCGTTCACCAAGGTGCAGAAGGCGGACGCCGGTTCCAAGGCGATGCCGATTCTGTTGATGCCCTTCGCCGTTCTGTGCTCCGCAGTGCTCTGCATGCCAGCCTATGGCTGGTGGGGCTTGCTGATCTTTATCCCTGTCGGGGCTGCCGCCGGAATCTGGATCGGCCGCATCTTCAGTGTCATAAGGTTTGCAAGATAA
- a CDS encoding BaiN/RdsA family NAD(P)/FAD-dependent oxidoreductase, translating into MSNYDVIVIGGGPSGLMASVAAAGHGASVLLIDKGAKLGRKLGISGGGRCNVTNIKETSELIAHIPGNGRFLYSSFDHFNNRDIIDFFEGLGIALKEEDNGRMFPVSDKAASVVSALIGKVRSLGVQIMTDSPVREVLYEEGAVRGIRLESGQAFGAKAVIIATGGKSVPQTGSTGDGYPWAAAAGHTITELFPTEVPILSREAWIKSGELQGLSLRDVTLSVWNQRGKKVISHRGDMIFTHFGLSGPIALRCSQFLRQVQQKSGTDTVEMSIDLFPDLSLQEAESMLQNKLDLEPKKAIRNSLKGLLPERLIPLLLAKSGLDGEITGHHLPKLGLGALAALVKRMPVQVHGTRSLAEAFVTGGGVALKEIDPKTMQSKLTAGLYFCGEILDIHGYTGGYNITAAFSTGYTAGKHAAAQ; encoded by the coding sequence ATGAGTAACTATGATGTAATCGTCATTGGAGGCGGCCCGTCCGGGCTGATGGCCAGCGTAGCCGCAGCCGGACACGGGGCGTCCGTACTTCTGATCGACAAAGGGGCGAAGCTGGGCCGCAAGCTGGGAATCTCGGGCGGCGGGCGCTGCAATGTTACCAATATAAAGGAGACCTCGGAGCTGATCGCCCATATTCCGGGCAACGGCCGTTTTTTATACAGCTCGTTTGATCATTTCAACAACCGGGATATTATAGATTTCTTTGAGGGGCTGGGCATTGCCTTGAAGGAGGAGGATAACGGCCGGATGTTCCCTGTATCGGACAAGGCCGCAAGCGTAGTATCCGCTCTTATAGGCAAAGTCCGGAGCCTTGGTGTGCAGATCATGACAGACAGCCCGGTCCGGGAGGTTCTCTACGAGGAAGGAGCCGTCCGGGGCATCCGCCTGGAGTCAGGCCAAGCATTCGGCGCGAAGGCTGTCATCATCGCTACCGGAGGCAAGTCCGTGCCGCAGACCGGATCTACCGGTGACGGGTACCCTTGGGCTGCCGCCGCCGGACATACGATCACGGAGCTGTTCCCGACCGAAGTCCCTATTCTCTCCCGGGAGGCGTGGATCAAATCCGGGGAGCTGCAGGGCTTGTCCCTCCGCGATGTCACGCTGAGCGTCTGGAATCAGAGGGGCAAGAAGGTGATCTCCCACCGGGGGGATATGATCTTCACCCATTTCGGCTTATCCGGCCCGATTGCGCTGCGCTGCAGCCAGTTCCTCCGCCAGGTTCAGCAGAAGTCGGGAACCGATACCGTGGAGATGTCCATCGACCTGTTCCCGGACCTGTCCCTTCAGGAGGCGGAGTCTATGCTCCAGAATAAGCTCGATCTGGAGCCGAAGAAGGCTATCCGCAACTCGCTGAAGGGCCTGCTGCCCGAGCGCCTGATCCCGCTGCTGCTGGCGAAGAGCGGGCTGGACGGGGAGATCACAGGCCATCATCTGCCCAAGCTTGGCCTTGGGGCGCTGGCTGCCCTGGTGAAGCGGATGCCCGTTCAGGTTCATGGGACACGTTCCCTGGCGGAAGCCTTTGTGACCGGCGGGGGAGTTGCGCTCAAGGAGATTGACCCCAAGACCATGCAGTCCAAGCTGACCGCAGGCCTCTATTTCTGCGGTGAGATTCTCGATATTCACGGTTATACCGGCGGCTATAATATTACCGCCGCCTTCTCCACCGGCTATACTGCCGGTAAGCATGCGGCGGCGCAGTAA
- a CDS encoding ATP-binding protein: MQISAACIFLFLFQWRLDRGHPLRRSIRFPDDHTFLMICCALGITLCMALSATMFGVVYLNLAILPAYIGILYGTLRSSVYLALYFFFCTALFSVPSGLEHLFLNSGVLLYPLLFGMSGMFKKSAIPGKIFILWGALFPSMLFIVIVPNIQGRNVIDIPPSQAALAGLYGLTALILGALFITYIDKAWDKLQVRVQMQGISEKFQWESEKLQQITNVVPLNIIEFDDNGYVTEVNEYMLSLMQRHCPLLTREFILSRPAGDIFGKSMDQATLDRLQAVLRSRQRSNTKIRVDSMTYHIFTAPLQHESGLPGGIVMIIQDLTEEEKMRSELDNVERLSLVGQMAAGITHEIRNPMAVVRGFLQLMREKSPEDLHSYYHIVMEELDRANSIINDFLSLAQTRVSDKEPAGLQSVLEELSPLIWADANLRGQSVELKISPTMPLLQLNVREIKQLILNLARNAMEAMEAKGVLTLAACEHEDNVLLIITDTGGGMPQSQLNQLFTPFFTTKSQGTGLGLPLCLSIAERHNGTIRVESEVGSGTSVIVTFPVESREGAVQSPVYM; the protein is encoded by the coding sequence TTGCAAATATCGGCTGCCTGCATTTTCCTGTTCCTCTTTCAGTGGAGGCTGGACCGGGGCCATCCCCTGCGCCGGAGCATCAGGTTTCCCGATGATCATACCTTTCTGATGATCTGCTGTGCACTGGGGATTACGCTGTGCATGGCACTGTCGGCTACGATGTTCGGGGTGGTCTATTTGAATCTGGCGATTCTCCCTGCGTATATTGGAATCTTATATGGTACTCTGCGCTCCAGCGTCTACCTCGCGCTATATTTCTTCTTCTGTACTGCCTTGTTCTCGGTGCCCTCAGGTCTGGAGCATCTCTTCCTGAATTCAGGGGTGCTGCTGTATCCGCTGCTCTTCGGTATGTCCGGGATGTTCAAGAAATCTGCGATACCCGGCAAAATCTTCATCCTGTGGGGCGCACTTTTCCCGAGCATGTTATTCATAGTTATTGTACCGAATATACAGGGCAGGAACGTCATCGATATACCTCCTAGCCAAGCGGCTCTCGCCGGACTATACGGATTAACGGCCCTAATTCTGGGCGCCTTGTTCATCACCTATATCGATAAGGCGTGGGACAAGCTGCAGGTCAGGGTCCAAATGCAGGGAATCTCGGAGAAATTCCAGTGGGAATCGGAGAAGCTGCAGCAGATTACAAATGTGGTTCCGCTGAATATTATAGAGTTCGATGACAACGGGTATGTGACAGAGGTGAATGAATATATGCTGAGCCTGATGCAGCGTCATTGTCCCCTGTTGACCAGAGAGTTTATTTTGTCCAGGCCGGCTGGTGATATCTTCGGCAAAAGCATGGATCAGGCTACCCTGGACCGGTTACAGGCGGTTCTGCGGAGCAGACAGCGCTCCAATACCAAGATCAGGGTCGATTCGATGACCTATCATATTTTTACCGCGCCGCTCCAGCATGAATCGGGGCTGCCGGGCGGCATCGTCATGATTATTCAGGATTTGACGGAAGAGGAGAAAATGCGCAGTGAGCTTGACAATGTCGAGCGACTGTCGCTGGTCGGGCAGATGGCTGCGGGCATTACGCATGAGATCCGTAACCCGATGGCGGTAGTTCGCGGCTTCCTGCAGCTGATGCGGGAAAAGAGCCCGGAGGATCTCCACTCCTATTATCATATTGTCATGGAGGAGCTGGACCGGGCCAACAGCATCATCAATGACTTTCTGTCGCTGGCGCAGACCCGTGTATCGGACAAAGAGCCGGCCGGGCTCCAGTCTGTTCTGGAGGAGCTTTCGCCGCTGATCTGGGCGGATGCCAATCTCCGCGGCCAGAGTGTGGAGCTGAAAATCAGCCCGACGATGCCGCTGCTGCAGCTCAATGTCCGGGAGATTAAGCAGCTGATTCTGAATCTGGCCCGCAACGCCATGGAGGCGATGGAGGCTAAGGGCGTACTGACGCTGGCTGCCTGTGAGCATGAGGATAACGTGCTGCTGATTATTACGGATACCGGAGGAGGCATGCCCCAGAGCCAGCTGAATCAATTGTTCACCCCGTTTTTCACCACCAAGAGCCAGGGGACAGGTCTTGGCCTGCCGCTCTGTCTCAGTATTGCGGAGCGGCATAACGGGACGATACGGGTAGAATCGGAGGTAGGGTCCGGGACCTCGGTCATCGTTACTTTTCCGGTGGAGTCCAGAGAGGGAGCGGTCCAGAGCCCTGTATATATGTAG
- a CDS encoding BrxA/BrxB family bacilliredoxin: MSMSFNQYMRDSIQPMRDDLTSIGFQELLTPEEVEAALPAAKGTSLVVVNSVCGCAAGQCRPGVAQALQNEILPDHLFTVFAGQEKEATAKAREYFAPYPPSSPSIALMKDGELVHFIERHGVEDRSAAEIAAELKEVFDRVCQ; the protein is encoded by the coding sequence ATGTCCATGTCTTTTAATCAATATATGAGAGATTCTATCCAACCTATGCGCGACGATCTGACAAGCATCGGATTTCAGGAGCTGTTGACCCCGGAGGAGGTGGAAGCAGCCCTTCCGGCAGCCAAGGGAACTTCGCTGGTTGTTGTTAACTCGGTATGCGGCTGTGCCGCCGGACAGTGCCGTCCAGGGGTAGCCCAGGCGCTGCAGAACGAGATTCTGCCGGATCACCTGTTCACCGTATTTGCCGGTCAGGAGAAGGAAGCTACCGCCAAGGCGCGTGAATATTTCGCACCGTATCCGCCATCGTCCCCTTCCATCGCGCTGATGAAGGACGGCGAGCTGGTTCACTTCATCGAACGTCACGGTGTGGAAGACCGTTCGGCCGCCGAGATTGCTGCGGAGCTGAAGGAAGTTTTTGACCGCGTGTGCCAGTAA
- the nadE gene encoding ammonia-dependent NAD(+) synthetase, whose product MSLQEEIIATLGVKPAIDTDAEIRKRVDFLKAYALQAGARGLLIAISGGVDSAVAAGLCKLATDELTAEEGKEYMTLGVFQPYGEQEDIEHSYAVARAFELTHTVETNIEEAVNEIALEVEHSLKALGQHKHITHQGKGNVKARTRMVMQYALAFENNLLVVGTDHASEAITGFYTKWGDGAVDITPLSSLNKRQVRQLAAVLGVPADIVTKAPTAGLWPGQTDETELGITYEENSDYLEGKTVSPEAAEKLERFFRRTAHKRDSIPGI is encoded by the coding sequence GTGAGTCTGCAGGAAGAGATTATTGCTACGCTGGGAGTTAAGCCGGCGATTGATACGGATGCGGAGATACGTAAGCGTGTAGATTTCCTGAAAGCGTATGCGCTCCAGGCGGGGGCCAGAGGTCTGCTGATTGCGATTAGCGGAGGTGTGGACAGCGCGGTGGCTGCGGGTCTGTGCAAGCTGGCTACGGACGAGCTGACGGCGGAGGAAGGCAAGGAGTATATGACACTCGGGGTGTTCCAGCCTTACGGGGAGCAGGAGGATATTGAGCACAGCTATGCGGTGGCCCGGGCTTTTGAGCTGACCCATACGGTGGAGACCAATATCGAAGAAGCGGTGAACGAGATCGCCCTGGAGGTTGAGCACAGCCTGAAGGCCCTGGGCCAGCACAAGCATATCACCCATCAGGGCAAGGGGAATGTAAAAGCGAGAACGCGGATGGTGATGCAGTATGCGCTTGCTTTTGAGAACAATCTGCTGGTGGTGGGTACCGATCATGCCTCTGAGGCCATTACCGGATTCTATACGAAGTGGGGCGATGGCGCCGTCGATATAACACCGCTGTCCTCCCTGAACAAACGTCAGGTACGGCAGCTGGCTGCGGTGCTTGGCGTGCCGGCGGATATCGTGACCAAAGCGCCGACGGCCGGACTCTGGCCGGGCCAGACGGATGAGACTGAGCTAGGAATCACCTATGAGGAGAACAGCGATTATCTGGAGGGGAAGACCGTCAGCCCTGAAGCGGCGGAGAAGCTGGAGCGCTTCTTCCGGAGAACGGCGCATAAGCGCGATAGTATTCCGGGGATCTAG
- a CDS encoding alpha/beta hydrolase family protein: MFRNFELPAGEDAVLRCSHFPAQGEARSVVVIAHGYKGFKDWGMFPYTAQALSDEHEVISFNFSHAGIGEDLQNFTELDKFARNTYQREIKDMEILLSYLSQHHRFGSLPLFLLGHSRGGGDSLLYALDHPAEIAGVISWNGITNLDLFTEQQKSEMREKGRTHVLNGRTGQQMPLDAIIIEDLEQQAERYQILERMKQANFPVVLIQGSEDGEHLRRGSEQLIRLRPDIEWVQIPGGNHTFGTVHPFAGTTPQLEQAISATREFINRVLAK; encoded by the coding sequence ATGTTCCGTAATTTTGAATTACCCGCAGGAGAGGATGCGGTGCTTCGCTGCTCCCATTTTCCCGCTCAAGGGGAGGCCCGGAGTGTGGTGGTTATCGCTCACGGCTACAAAGGCTTCAAGGATTGGGGGATGTTCCCGTATACGGCACAGGCGCTCAGCGACGAGCATGAAGTGATCAGCTTCAACTTCTCCCATGCCGGCATCGGCGAGGATCTGCAGAATTTCACCGAGCTGGACAAATTCGCCCGCAACACCTACCAGCGTGAGATCAAGGATATGGAGATCCTGCTCTCCTATCTGAGCCAGCACCACAGGTTCGGCAGCCTCCCGCTTTTCCTGCTGGGCCATAGCCGCGGCGGGGGCGACTCGCTCCTCTACGCACTGGATCATCCGGCAGAAATTGCCGGGGTCATCTCCTGGAACGGAATCACTAACCTGGATCTGTTCACAGAGCAGCAGAAGAGTGAAATGCGGGAAAAGGGCCGGACCCATGTGCTCAACGGACGGACCGGCCAGCAAATGCCGCTGGACGCCATCATTATAGAGGATCTGGAGCAGCAGGCGGAGCGTTACCAGATTCTAGAGCGGATGAAGCAGGCCAACTTCCCCGTTGTCCTGATTCAAGGCAGTGAGGACGGCGAGCATCTGCGGCGCGGCTCCGAGCAATTGATCCGGCTGCGGCCGGATATCGAATGGGTGCAGATTCCCGGCGGCAATCATACCTTTGGCACCGTTCATCCTTTTGCCGGAACTACTCCCCAGTTAGAGCAGGCGATATCCGCTACCAGGGAATTCATCAACCGGGTACTGGCGAAGTAG
- the acpS gene encoding holo-ACP synthase, protein MIYGIGHDVLEIGRVAGITESSLGSRFSRRILTGPERVLAAGKGAKTAEFTAGRFSAKEAVVKALGCGIGQMVGFQDIEILPDALGKPVAILSAEAWARLGLPEQEYVIHLTITHSRGLASAFAVVERTTGYSL, encoded by the coding sequence GTGATTTACGGAATCGGGCATGATGTGCTGGAAATCGGCAGGGTTGCCGGGATTACGGAGAGCAGCCTGGGTAGCCGCTTCTCCCGGAGAATTCTGACCGGGCCGGAGCGGGTGCTGGCCGCAGGCAAAGGCGCGAAGACAGCGGAATTCACCGCCGGGAGATTCTCGGCCAAGGAAGCGGTTGTGAAGGCGCTGGGCTGCGGCATCGGACAGATGGTGGGTTTTCAGGACATTGAGATTCTGCCGGATGCGCTGGGCAAGCCAGTAGCCATACTGTCGGCGGAGGCCTGGGCCCGGCTGGGGCTGCCGGAGCAGGAGTATGTCATTCATCTCACCATTACGCACAGCCGCGGACTGGCCTCGGCCTTCGCGGTGGTGGAGCGGACGACCGGCTACAGCCTGTAA